In the Pleurodeles waltl isolate 20211129_DDA chromosome 3_1, aPleWal1.hap1.20221129, whole genome shotgun sequence genome, gcttcctgcactgtccttcTGTTTGTCACCcgtgcttcctgcactgtccttcTACGTGTCacctttgcttcctgcactgttCTTCTGTGTGTCACCCGTGTTTCCTGTACTGTCCTTCTGTGTGTCACCtgtgcttcctgcactgtccttcAGTGTGTCAACAGTGCTTTCAACACTGTCCTTCAGTGTGTCACCCGTGCATCCTACACTAACCTACTGTGTGTCAATCATGCTTCCCactctgttcttctgtgtgtcaCCCGTGCTTCCTACACTGTCCTTCTGTGTGTCAACAGTGCTTCCTATACTGTCCTTCTGTGTATCACCCGTGCTTCCTGCACTGCCCTTCTGTGTGTCACCCGTGCTTCCTACACTGTTCTTCTGTGTCCTGCACTGTCCTTCTGTATGTCACCCGTGCTTCCTGCACTTTCCTTCTGTGTGGCACCCGTGCTTCCTACACTGTTCTTCTGTGTATCACCCGTGCTTCATACACTGTCCTTCTGTGTGTCACCCATGCTTTCAAAACTGTCCTTCAGTGTGTCACCCATGCATCCTACACCAACCTACTGTGTGTCACTCATGCTTCCCACACTGTCCTTCTGTTTCACCCATGCTTCCCACACTGCCCTTCTGTATGTCACCAATGCTTCCCACACTGTCCTTCTGTGTGTCACCTGTGCTTCCTACACTGTCCTTCTGTGTGTCACCCATGCTTCCTACACTGTCCTTCTGTGTGACACCCCTGCTTCCTACACTTCCCTTCTGTGTGTCACCCATGTTTCATACACTGCCCTTCTGTGTGTCACCCATGCTTCCTACACCGTCCTTCTGTGTGTCACCCATGCTTTCTGCACTGTCCTGCTGTGTGTCAACAGTGCTTACAACACTGTCCTTCTATGTGTCACCCATGTTTCCTACACTGTCCTTCTCTGTGCCACACATGCTTCCTAAACTGCCCTACTGTTTGTCAATCATGCTTCCTACACTGTCCTTCTGTGTGTCACCCGTGCTTCCTACACTGTCCTCTGTGTGTCACCCGTGATTCCTACATTCCCCCTCTGTATGTCTCCcatgcttcctgcactgtccttcTGTGTGTCACCCATGCTTCCTACAATGTCCTTCTGTGTGTCACCCCTGCTTCCTACACTGCCCTTCTGTGTGTCACTCATACTTCCCGCACTGTCCTTCTGTGTGTCACTCATGCTTCCCTCACTGTCCTTCTGTGTGTCACCCATGCTTCCTGCACTGTCCATCTGTGTGTCACCCATGCTTCCCACATTGTCCTTCTGTGTGTCACCcatgcttcctgcactgtccttcTGTGTGTCACCTGTGCCTCCTGCACTGTTCTTCTGTGTGTCACCAATGCTTCCCACACTGTCCTTCTGTGTGTCACCcgtgcttcctgcactgtccttcTGTGTATCAACTGTGCTTCCAACACCGTCCTTCTGTGTGTTACCCGTGCTTCCTATACTGTCCTTCTGTATGTCACCCATGCTTCCTACACTGTCCTTCTGTGTGTCACCcatgcttcctgcactgtccttcTGTGTGTCACCCATGCTTCCTACACTGTCCTTCTGTGTGTCACCCATACTTCCCACACTGTCCTTCTGTGTGTCACACATGCTTCCTACACTGCCCTTCTGTATGTCACCCATGCTTCCCGCATTGTCCTTCTGTGTGTCAACAGTGCTTACAACACTGTCCTTCTATGTGTCACCCATGCTTCCTACACTGTCCTTCTGTGTGTCACCCGTGCTTCCTACACTGTCCTACTGTGTGTCACCGTGCTTCCCACACTGTCCTTCTGTGTGTCACCCGTGCTTCCTACACTATGCTTCTGTGTGTCACCCCTGCTTTCCACACTGTCCAACTGTGTGTCACCCGTGCTTCATACGCTGTGCGTGTTTCTCTTTGTTTCCTGTTATCAATGCTTCTGATTCCATGATTACATGATGAGTTGTGCGCCTTAAACAATACTTGTGTGTTGGGCAGATGCTTGCAATGCCTTCCTTGGCTGATTCACTTGTATCAATGCTccctgtgctgctcttgtgtgcattACACTTCTTCATACAGTCTGTGTGCACTTTCTATAGCTATGCACTGTACCTGTGTTTCACCCATGCAACCTCTATCATGCTGTGTGTAATATCTACACAGTATGTACTGCATCTATTCCCAGGGGCGTGCCTTTGTATATCACCCATACTTATTATTCCGTGCTTGTGTGTACCATACTTCtcccatatatacatacatacatgcatacatgaacacatacacgcattcatacacagatatatatacacacatagaaaatacatacatttatgcaTTGATGCGTATATGAATACACAGATACATACATCCATATAAACGTATttagatacatacatacacagatacatgcacacacagatacatacatacatatatgcatacatgcatgcatgcatacctaCATGCAAGCATACTTACATTTATACACTCCTACATTCATatttacatgcatgcatacacacatacggAAATACtcagatacacatatatatacatgcatacatacatatgtgcATTTATACCCGCATACATATTTATatgcatagatacatacatacacatatacatacatacatacatacatacatctgtaAGGTGCACGGTCACCCTTTGGGGTATCTCGCCATGAATAACAGACATTTCTTGTTGCCCTCTTCAGTTCTACTCATTTACCGGCTTTGAAAGGATGAGAGCCTAAAGAGACCTGCTAAGATATGAACGTGTGACCATGTGGTCCAGCACAAGTCACGGATCCCTGGAGTGGATCTATTCTTGCAGTGAGACAGCAGATGGGATCTTAGTGTCCAGTGGGCAGCAGAGGCCACTGCAGGGATGTTAGTTAGTGTGTATTTATACAGTGTGGCATGTCTTCAAGTGATACTGGGGCTAGGTCATGATTCTAACATGGATTGTAGGTGCTGGAGTCTGTCGGCAGCTGAAGGTGGTGATaccgagggggggggggtgtattatGCTGTGTGGGGCTGAACTACAATAAAAGCTTACAACTACAACCAGCCTGGGGTCTTCTCTgcagccactgcaggcaggaagtGTCCCGGGACATGTTTGAGacacagcggggggggggggggatatttcATAGACTGATGTTTGGGGTGATATGTGACAGGGACACGAAGGAAGGTGCTGAAGACACCCCGTCAACTCACAGAGTGAGGTCACTGAGGGCCTTACAGGCTGGGTGGGTCACTGAGGACCTTACAGGCTGAGTGGGTCACTGAGGGCCTTAGAGGCTGGGTGGGTCACTGAGTGGGTCACTGAGGGCCTTAGAGGCTGGGAGGGTCACTGAGGACCTTACAGGCTGAGTGGGTCACTGAGGGCCTTAGGGTGGGTCACTGAGGACCTTAGAGGCTGAGTGGGTCACTAAGGGCCTTAGAGGCTGGGTGGGTCACTGAGGACCTTAGAGGCTGAGTGGGTCACTGAGGGCCTTAGAGGCTAGGTGGAGCACTGAGGGCCTTACAGGCTGACTGGGTCAGTGAGAGCCTTACAGGCTGAGTGGGACACTGAGCGCCTTACAGGCTGGGTGGGTCACTGAGGACCTTACAGGCTGAGTGGGTCACTGAGCGCCTTAGAGGCTGGGTGGGTCACTGAGGGCCTTAGAGGCTGGGTGGGTCACTGAGGGCCTTACCGGCTGAGTGGAACACTGAGGGCCTTACGGGCTGAGTGGGACACTGAGGGCCTTACGGGCTGGGTGGGTCACTGAGGGCCTTACAGGCTGGGTGGGTCACTGAGGGCCTTACaggctgagtgggtcagtgagagcCTTATAGGCTGAGTGGGACACTGAGCGCCTTACAGGCTAGGTTGTTCACTGAGGTTACAGGCTGATTGGGACACTGAGCGCCTTACAGGCTGGGTGGTTCACTGAGGTTACAGGCTGAGTGGGTCACTGAGGATCATACGGGATGGATGGGTCATTGAGGTTACAGGCTGGGTAGATCACTGAGGTTACAGGGTGGTGGATCACAACGGGCCATACACAGATGGATGGAaagatggatggggtgagtgggtgagcGCCGTTGATGGATGGGTCAATGGAtacatgggtgggtgactgtgtggatggatggatgatgggatGAGTGGGTGATCGAGGCTGATGACTCGGTCAATGGATACATGGGTGGGTGAATatgtgtggatggatggattggggtgggtgggtgagggtggctgatggatgggtgaatggatagatgggtgggtgagtgtggacggACAGATGGGGGTGGGTGAgtgcagatggatggatggataggggGTGTGGGTGGATG is a window encoding:
- the LOC138285942 gene encoding uncharacterized protein, which encodes MGDIQKGSVGSMCDTQKDSVGSMGDTQKDSVGSMGDTQKDSAGSMGDTQKDSVGSMGDIQKDSIGSTGNTQKDGVGSTVDTQKDSAGSTGDTQKDSVGSIGDTQKNSAGGTGDTQKDSAGSMGDTQKDNVGSMGDTQMDSAGSMGDTQKDSEGSMSDTQKDSAGSMSDTQKGSVGSRGDTQKDIVGSMGDTQKDSAGSMGDIQRGNVGITGDTQRTV